The window GACATTCTTCTTCATCAATACAGATGGAACACCCTTATAAATATGCTGCTGAGAGCATAGATTTGCAAGGTGTAAATATCTTCAAGGTGCGTTTTGTAGTGTTCCCTATGTCATACTCCCTAACATTCCAAACTACTTGATTTAATTGGTCTTCTTGTTTTTATTTCAGGGAAAAGTTAGTGTCTCAGATATGATAGGTTCAGAATTGATTCAATCAAAAGCTGATGGTAAATAATACGTGTTTATGACATCATTAGttttgttaaaagttaaaactaaAGTTGATTTTAATTCAGGATCTTTCAAATCATGGGATAGCTCATTTGATCTTGTGAAAGTTCTTAAGCATGAGATTCGTGATGCACAACTAAGTTTTAGAGGGAAAAGAGTGCTTGAGCTTGGTTGTGGCTATGGGCTTCCAGGGATCTTTGCTTGTTTAAAGGTACATTAATCATTCTTCTCATAGATTCCATTCCCCctaataataattttaattttttttttttaaatatttcagGGAGCTTCAGTAGTACACTTTCAAGATTTAAATGCAGAAACAATAAGATGCACAACAATCCCAAACGTCCTTGCAAATCTCCAACAAGCGCGTGACAGACAAAGTAGACAGCCAGAAAGTTCACTTACTCCATCCAGACAAACCATTTCTCCCACGGTTCACTTTTACGCAGGGGAATGGGAAGAACTCGGGACTGTTTTGTCAATTGTAGAACCCGAGGGACTGGAATTGCCGAAACCTACAAACTTAAGTTTCTCAGAGGAGGATTTCATGGACGCGTGTAGTAGTCAAGATGGAAGCATCATTGGACTTGGacatgaaacttcttctagaagATCACGGAAGCTTTCCGGAAGCAGGGTTTGGGAAAGGGCTAGTGAAACGGATCATAGAGAAGAAGGTGGATATGATGTTATTTTAATGACTGATATTCCGTATTCCGCTACTTCTTTGAAGAAACTCTATTCTCTAATTAAAAAGGTACATATTTGATATTACTACGTATGTAACGTATACATTTTGtgatgatat of the Lactuca sativa cultivar Salinas chromosome 6, Lsat_Salinas_v11, whole genome shotgun sequence genome contains:
- the LOC111891234 gene encoding uncharacterized protein LOC111891234; its protein translation is MRAPSLFAQCLPGLVPDRVSQSLSTTSDREMHLPSPAVEILPSKMEHPYKYAAESIDLQGVNIFKGKVSVSDMIGSELIQSKADGSFKSWDSSFDLVKVLKHEIRDAQLSFRGKRVLELGCGYGLPGIFACLKGASVVHFQDLNAETIRCTTIPNVLANLQQARDRQSRQPESSLTPSRQTISPTVHFYAGEWEELGTVLSIVEPEGLELPKPTNLSFSEEDFMDACSSQDGSIIGLGHETSSRRSRKLSGSRVWERASETDHREEGGYDVILMTDIPYSATSLKKLYSLIKKCLKPPYGVLFVATKKHFVGSNSAARQLRNLVEEEGVFGTHIIKDLTDREVWKFFLK